The Pseudomonas azotoformans genome has a segment encoding these proteins:
- a CDS encoding DUF3182 family protein gives MTPTQRKKLVVAHSTREGAPLHEVETNRALARWLAQILGLKFGGSYDTDLHAGRALYLLPTQTLVGPAQARALNIKGPEDLWGGYVDHDFICTKAISHGLLGPEAKAPQGWSALFCERVRKVVLDGLSVFALEDARPAATRLLYSGPIRLKPVHACAGRGQEVIHSLDEFEAVLARPDAAKLFNEGVVLEQDLHDVVTHSVGQSFIGDHVFSYCGEQYLTKDGQGEEVYGGSNLLVVPGDYDDLLQLELPDDVREAIEQAQVFDAAADEAYPGFYASRRNYDIAQGLDSNGQRRSGVLEQSWRMGGASSAEVAALQSFINNPGLRAIHVSSVETYVDQPLPANAIEVYRGPAENSEFLLKYVTVKAYDG, from the coding sequence ATGACCCCGACTCAACGCAAGAAGCTGGTGGTTGCTCACTCCACACGTGAGGGTGCGCCGCTGCATGAGGTCGAAACCAACCGCGCTCTGGCGCGCTGGCTGGCGCAGATCCTCGGGCTCAAGTTCGGCGGCAGCTACGACACTGATCTGCACGCGGGGCGGGCGTTGTACCTGCTGCCCACACAGACCCTGGTCGGCCCGGCCCAGGCCCGAGCGCTGAATATCAAGGGGCCTGAGGATTTGTGGGGCGGTTATGTCGACCACGACTTCATCTGCACCAAAGCCATCAGTCATGGCTTGCTCGGCCCTGAAGCCAAAGCGCCGCAAGGTTGGTCGGCGTTGTTTTGCGAGCGTGTACGAAAAGTCGTGCTGGACGGTCTGAGCGTCTTTGCACTGGAAGACGCGCGGCCCGCCGCCACGCGCTTGCTCTACAGCGGCCCCATCCGCTTGAAACCCGTGCACGCCTGCGCAGGCCGAGGCCAGGAAGTTATCCACAGCCTGGACGAATTCGAAGCGGTGCTGGCGCGACCGGATGCCGCGAAACTCTTCAACGAAGGCGTGGTGCTGGAGCAGGACCTGCACGATGTGGTCACCCACAGCGTTGGCCAAAGCTTTATCGGCGATCACGTGTTCAGCTACTGCGGCGAGCAATACCTGACGAAAGACGGGCAGGGCGAAGAGGTCTACGGCGGCTCCAACTTGTTGGTAGTGCCCGGTGACTACGATGACCTGTTGCAACTCGAACTGCCCGACGACGTACGCGAAGCCATCGAACAAGCCCAGGTCTTCGATGCGGCAGCCGATGAGGCCTACCCCGGTTTCTACGCATCACGGCGCAACTACGACATCGCTCAGGGCTTGGACAGCAACGGCCAACGCCGCAGCGGTGTACTCGAACAATCCTGGCGCATGGGCGGGGCCAGCAGCGCGGAAGTCGCGGCGCTGCAAAGTTTTATCAACAACCCTGGCCTGCGTGCGATCCATGTGTCCTCGGTGGAAACCTACGTGGACCAACCGCTGCCAGCCAATGCCATCGAGGTGTATCGCGGCCCGGCGGAAAACAGCGAGTTTCTTCTCAAGTACGTGACGGTTAAGGCTTATGACGGCTAA
- a CDS encoding GlxA family transcriptional regulator, protein MVVVELGVLIYQGAQLAAVHGLTDLFGVANRIAAEHQSAQLPLLRVSHWQVGVTGKPARVFSSHPGSEQPMMAVLVPPSIGEFTEEQAPPALLEWIRQQHAAGTVLGGVCIGSIMLARSGLLDGRSATTHWSSAKSFAARYPAVRLEADKPIVDDGDLITTAGLMAWSELGLRLVDRLMGPSIAADTARFLVIEHSDSASQCGSNFAPILGHGDAAILNVQHGLQASGAVDVSLAAMAREAGLEERTFLRRFRTATGLKPTEYCQHLRVGKARQMLEFTNGTIDHIAWTVGYQDPSAFRAIFKKITGLTPSDYRSRFGV, encoded by the coding sequence ATGGTGGTCGTCGAGTTGGGCGTGTTGATCTACCAAGGTGCGCAGTTGGCGGCCGTGCATGGCTTGACCGACCTGTTCGGCGTGGCCAACCGCATCGCCGCCGAGCATCAGTCCGCGCAATTACCGTTGCTGCGGGTCAGCCATTGGCAGGTGGGTGTTACCGGCAAACCGGCGCGTGTATTCAGCAGCCACCCTGGCTCCGAGCAACCGATGATGGCTGTGCTGGTGCCACCGTCGATTGGTGAGTTTACCGAGGAGCAGGCGCCCCCTGCGCTATTGGAGTGGATTCGCCAGCAACACGCGGCAGGTACTGTGCTGGGCGGTGTATGCATTGGCTCAATCATGCTGGCGCGCAGCGGGTTGCTCGACGGACGCAGTGCCACCACCCATTGGTCTTCCGCCAAATCCTTCGCGGCCCGTTACCCGGCAGTGCGCCTGGAGGCGGATAAACCCATCGTCGATGACGGCGACTTGATCACCACCGCCGGCCTGATGGCCTGGTCCGAACTCGGCCTGCGCCTGGTCGACCGCCTGATGGGCCCGAGCATCGCGGCCGATACCGCGCGTTTTCTGGTGATCGAGCACAGTGACAGCGCCAGCCAATGTGGCAGTAACTTCGCGCCGATTCTCGGCCACGGCGACGCGGCCATCCTCAATGTTCAGCACGGGTTGCAGGCCAGCGGCGCGGTGGATGTGTCCTTGGCGGCGATGGCTCGGGAAGCGGGCTTGGAGGAGCGTACCTTCCTACGGCGCTTTCGCACCGCCACCGGCTTGAAACCCACCGAGTACTGCCAGCATTTGCGTGTGGGCAAGGCACGGCAGATGCTCGAATTCACTAATGGCACCATCGACCATATCGCCTGGACCGTCGGCTACCAAGACCCGAGTGCCTTTCGCGCCATCTTCAAGAAGATCACCGGCCTGACGCCCAGCGATTATCGCAGCCGTTTCGGCGTGTGA
- a CDS encoding cysteine hydrolase family protein: MAKQALILIDIQNDYFPQGKWPLDGVDAAADKAAQVLQAFRQAGDAVIHVRHEFTSEDAPFFTPGSEGAHPHSKVLNEGNEPVVLKHFVNAFRETRLRELLEQRSITDLVVVGSMSHMCIDAVVRAAADLGYKVTVIHDACATRDLEFNGQVIPAAQVHGAYMASLAFGYAGVVSADEYLKAQAAA, encoded by the coding sequence ATGGCCAAGCAAGCGCTCATCCTAATCGATATCCAGAACGACTACTTCCCTCAGGGCAAGTGGCCACTCGACGGCGTCGACGCCGCGGCAGACAAGGCCGCGCAAGTGCTGCAGGCGTTTCGCCAGGCGGGCGATGCGGTGATTCATGTGCGTCATGAGTTCACCTCCGAGGACGCGCCGTTCTTCACACCGGGCTCCGAGGGTGCGCATCCGCACAGCAAAGTGTTGAACGAAGGCAATGAGCCGGTGGTGCTTAAACACTTTGTGAATGCGTTTCGCGAAACCCGGCTACGCGAACTGCTGGAACAACGCAGCATCACCGACCTGGTGGTGGTGGGCAGCATGAGTCATATGTGTATCGACGCTGTGGTGCGGGCGGCGGCGGATCTGGGCTACAAGGTCACGGTGATTCATGACGCGTGTGCCACGCGGGATCTGGAATTCAATGGGCAGGTGATTCCAGCGGCGCAGGTGCACGGGGCGTACATGGCCTCGCTGGCGTTTGGGTATGCGGGTGTGGTGTCGGCGGATGAGTACTTGAAGGCACAAGCGGCGGCTTGA
- the tam gene encoding trans-aconitate 2-methyltransferase, producing the protein MTWSAKQYTMFEQQRTRPVRDLVAAIANTEVRNAVDLGCGPGNSTEVLAERFPQAHVTGMDSSDDMLVDARKRLPALNFELADIGDWKPAQTFDVILANASLQWLPDHARLYPHLVQQLTPGGTLAVQTPDNLDEPAHRLAREVAAEGPWAGKIAAVKHNERHTASYYYELLSKHCSTVDVWRTTYQHPLADHAAVVEWFKASALRPFLAPLTDSEKAAFLQEYQARIIKAYPALADGTVLLPFPRLFIIATR; encoded by the coding sequence ATGACCTGGTCAGCCAAGCAATACACGATGTTCGAACAGCAGCGCACTCGTCCCGTCCGTGACCTGGTCGCGGCCATTGCGAATACCGAGGTGCGCAACGCCGTCGACCTGGGCTGCGGCCCCGGCAACTCCACCGAAGTGCTCGCCGAGCGCTTCCCGCAGGCACACGTCACCGGCATGGACAGCTCCGATGACATGTTGGTGGACGCCCGCAAACGGCTGCCGGCGCTGAACTTTGAACTGGCGGATATCGGTGACTGGAAACCTGCACAAACCTTCGATGTGATCCTGGCCAATGCATCCCTGCAATGGTTGCCCGACCACGCCAGGCTATATCCGCACTTGGTCCAACAACTGACGCCCGGTGGCACGCTGGCGGTGCAAACCCCGGACAATCTCGATGAGCCCGCCCACCGGCTCGCCCGCGAAGTGGCGGCCGAGGGGCCGTGGGCGGGCAAGATCGCTGCGGTCAAACATAACGAGCGCCACACTGCGAGCTACTACTACGAACTGCTGAGCAAACATTGCAGCACCGTCGATGTGTGGCGCACCACCTATCAGCACCCGTTGGCGGATCACGCGGCGGTGGTGGAGTGGTTCAAGGCGTCGGCGCTGAGGCCGTTCCTCGCGCCTTTGACCGACAGCGAAAAAGCCGCTTTCCTACAGGAATACCAGGCGCGAATTATTAAGGCCTATCCCGCCTTGGCTGATGGCACGGTGTTGCTGCCGTTTCCGCGCCTGTTCATCATCGCGACTCGCTAA
- a CDS encoding LysR family transcriptional regulator: MLELRQLKAFVAIAEEGYITRAAERLGMQQPPLTRMLQSLEAELGVVLMERLPRGVRPTTAGLALLDEAREILAQAEGVADVVRRAARGERGRLAIGFTSSAALHPFVPSVLRLFRETFVGVTVVLEEAGTGELLDALVHEKLDAAFIRSPLSGTQSLQDEPILVEPMLLALPTDHPLALDAGSPLPLKALATESFVLYRRRVGLGLYDAILVACREAGFSPQVVQEAPRMTATLSLVAAGLGVSIVPASMQRLRGDGIVYRELTECRSLVAPLHLATRIDDGSAVLRRFKDMVVIAASTEADHGQ, translated from the coding sequence ATGCTGGAGCTTCGCCAACTCAAGGCCTTCGTTGCCATTGCAGAAGAAGGCTACATCACCCGCGCGGCTGAACGCCTGGGCATGCAACAGCCACCGTTGACGCGGATGTTGCAAAGCCTTGAGGCCGAATTGGGCGTGGTGTTGATGGAGCGCCTGCCCCGTGGCGTTCGCCCCACCACCGCCGGGCTCGCGTTACTGGATGAGGCGCGGGAAATCCTCGCACAGGCTGAAGGCGTCGCGGATGTAGTCCGCCGTGCCGCACGCGGTGAACGTGGACGGCTGGCCATCGGCTTTACGAGTTCGGCTGCCTTGCATCCTTTTGTACCGAGTGTGCTGCGGCTGTTTCGCGAAACCTTCGTCGGCGTAACCGTCGTGCTAGAGGAAGCCGGCACCGGCGAGCTGCTGGATGCGTTGGTGCACGAAAAACTCGACGCGGCGTTTATCCGCTCGCCTCTCAGCGGGACACAGTCGCTGCAAGACGAACCCATCCTGGTGGAACCGATGCTGCTGGCGCTGCCCACCGATCACCCGCTGGCGCTTGATGCAGGCTCTCCCCTGCCCTTGAAGGCACTGGCGACCGAATCCTTCGTGCTTTATCGCCGGCGCGTGGGGCTGGGATTGTATGACGCGATCCTGGTGGCGTGCCGCGAAGCTGGGTTCAGCCCGCAAGTGGTGCAGGAAGCCCCGCGCATGACCGCGACCTTGAGCCTGGTGGCGGCGGGACTTGGCGTGTCCATCGTGCCGGCGTCGATGCAGCGGTTGCGCGGGGACGGCATCGTGTATCGGGAATTGACGGAGTGCCGCAGCCTGGTGGCACCGCTGCATTTGGCGACGCGGATTGATGACGGTTCGGCGGTGTTACGCCGGTTCAAGGACATGGTTGTCATCGCCGCGTCGACTGAAGCTGATCACGGCCAATAA
- a CDS encoding single-stranded DNA-binding protein: MARGVNKVILVGTCGQDPEVRYLPNGNAVTNLSLATSEQWTDKQTGQKVEKTEWHRVSMFGKVAEIAGEYLRKGSQVYIEGKLQTREWEKDGIKRYTTEIVVDMQGTMQLLGGRPQGDQQGQGGMSNSAPRPQQSRPQPSQQPQRESRPAPQQAAPQPAADFDSFDDDIPF, from the coding sequence ATGGCCCGTGGGGTTAACAAAGTCATATTGGTCGGTACGTGCGGCCAGGATCCCGAAGTTCGCTACTTGCCTAACGGTAACGCCGTGACCAACCTGAGTCTGGCGACCAGCGAACAGTGGACCGACAAGCAGACTGGCCAGAAGGTCGAGAAAACCGAATGGCACCGCGTGTCGATGTTCGGCAAGGTGGCCGAGATCGCCGGTGAGTACCTGCGCAAAGGTTCGCAGGTCTACATCGAAGGCAAGCTGCAGACCCGCGAGTGGGAAAAAGACGGCATCAAGCGTTACACCACCGAAATCGTGGTCGACATGCAAGGCACCATGCAACTGCTGGGCGGTCGTCCACAGGGCGACCAACAGGGCCAGGGCGGCATGTCCAACTCGGCACCGCGTCCACAGCAGTCCCGTCCACAGCCAAGCCAGCAGCCACAACGTGAGTCGCGTCCAGCGCCACAACAGGCTGCTCCGCAACCGGCTGCGGATTTCGACAGCTTTGATGACGATATCCCGTTCTAG
- a CDS encoding MFS transporter, which translates to MHDPHSERMSSGETRAASGLALVFAFRMLGMFMVLPVLATYGMDLAGATPALIGLAIGAYGLTQAIFQIPFGIISDRIGRRPVIYLGLIVFALGSVLAAQSDSIWGVIAGRILQGAGAISAAVMALLSDLTREQHRTKAMAMIGMTIGLSFAVAMVVGPLLTRAFGLHGLFLATGGMALFGIVIVAFMVPRSTGTLQHRESGVARKALLPTLKHPDLLRLDLGIFVLHAMLMCSFVALPLALVEKAGLPKEQHWWVYLTALLISFFAMIPFIIYGEKKRKMKRILLGAVTTLMLTELFFWQFGDSLRALVIGTVVFFTAFNLLEASLPSLISKVSPAGGKGTAMGVYSTSQFLGSALGGIMGGWMFQHGGLSVVFLGCAGLAALWLAFAVTMREPPYVTSLRLPLSPEAIRESGLVERLKAVVGVTDAVVVAEEAAIYIKLDTELLDRATLEQLVNPVPTARPA; encoded by the coding sequence ATGCACGATCCCCACAGCGAACGCATGAGTAGCGGCGAGACCCGAGCGGCAAGCGGTCTGGCCCTGGTGTTCGCCTTCCGTATGCTGGGCATGTTTATGGTGTTGCCGGTGTTGGCGACCTATGGAATGGATCTCGCAGGCGCGACCCCCGCATTGATTGGCCTGGCTATTGGTGCCTACGGCCTGACCCAGGCGATTTTCCAGATTCCCTTCGGGATCATTTCCGACCGTATTGGCCGCCGTCCGGTCATCTACCTTGGGCTGATCGTGTTCGCCCTCGGCAGTGTGCTCGCGGCTCAGTCCGATTCCATCTGGGGCGTGATTGCCGGACGTATCCTACAAGGCGCCGGCGCGATTTCCGCGGCGGTGATGGCCTTGCTGTCGGACCTGACCCGCGAACAACACCGCACCAAGGCCATGGCCATGATCGGCATGACTATCGGCCTGTCGTTTGCAGTGGCCATGGTGGTCGGTCCCTTGCTGACCCGTGCGTTCGGCTTGCATGGACTATTCCTCGCCACCGGCGGTATGGCGCTGTTCGGCATCGTGATCGTGGCCTTCATGGTGCCGCGCTCCACCGGCACATTGCAGCATCGCGAGTCGGGCGTCGCACGCAAGGCGCTCTTGCCGACGCTCAAGCATCCGGACCTGCTGCGCCTGGATTTAGGTATCTTCGTATTACACGCGATGCTGATGTGCAGCTTCGTCGCCTTGCCCCTGGCCTTGGTGGAAAAAGCCGGCCTGCCCAAGGAACAGCACTGGTGGGTCTACCTCACTGCGCTGTTGATTTCGTTCTTCGCCATGATCCCGTTCATCATCTATGGCGAGAAAAAACGCAAAATGAAACGAATCCTGCTCGGCGCCGTCACGACGCTGATGCTCACTGAGCTATTCTTCTGGCAGTTCGGCGACAGCCTGCGGGCGCTGGTAATCGGCACGGTGGTGTTTTTCACCGCGTTCAACCTGCTGGAGGCTTCATTGCCTTCGCTGATCAGTAAAGTTTCACCGGCCGGCGGCAAGGGCACGGCGATGGGGGTGTATTCCACCAGCCAGTTCCTCGGTTCTGCACTGGGCGGCATCATGGGGGGCTGGATGTTCCAGCATGGCGGTTTGTCGGTTGTCTTCCTCGGATGCGCCGGGCTGGCTGCACTTTGGCTGGCCTTTGCTGTTACCATGCGCGAACCTCCCTACGTCACAAGTCTGCGTTTGCCGCTATCGCCTGAGGCGATCCGCGAAAGCGGTCTGGTAGAGCGCCTCAAGGCAGTCGTAGGGGTAACAGATGCAGTCGTGGTCGCGGAAGAAGCGGCCATTTACATCAAATTGGACACCGAATTATTGGATCGCGCGACGCTCGAGCAACTGGTCAATCCAGTGCCGACAGCGCGCCCAGCCTAG